Proteins from a genomic interval of Malassezia vespertilionis chromosome 9, complete sequence:
- a CDS encoding uncharacterized protein (COG:S; EggNog:ENOG503P73V; SECRETED:SignalP(1-23)) has protein sequence MVRFTSLIAAAATIAATALPVFASATGNSDEGLVARTVYAPKITYPKKSTEWRAGTHVHITWSVSDIPDDVKGTKGMVKLGHLDPNDPGEHLANTLAKGFPITDGRVGFELPDNLEERDDYIVVLFGDSGNASPEFTIHSA, from the coding sequence ATGGTGCGCTTTACTTCTCTtattgctgctgctgctaCTATTGCTGCGACCGCTCTCCCTGTTTTTGCTTCGGCTACTGGAAATAGTGACGAGGGCCTCGTTGCTCGCACGGTGTACGCACCTAAGATCACGTATCCTAAAAAAAGCACTGAGTGGCGTGCCGGTACTCATGTGCATATCACCTGGAGCGTTTCCGATATTCCTGACGACGTGAAGGGCACGAAAGGTATGGTCAAGCTCGGACACTTGGACCCCAACGACCCCGGCGAGCACCTCGCCAACACGCTCGCCAAAGGCTTTCCCATCACCGATGGCCGGGTGGGCTTTGAGCTTCCTGATAATCTTGAGGAGCGTGACGACTACATTGTGGTTCTCTTTGGAGACTCTGGTAACGCCTCGCCCGAATTCACGATCCACTCGGCCTAG
- a CDS encoding uncharacterized protein (COG:P; EggNog:ENOG503NVCH; TransMembrane:1 (o647-666i)), translated as MSASPYRASPQQDTRKRQTRRDEAIRKRIEGELSRKAGKPSTPTQNKRRGGNAASGTVSALRPLPALTVPQSMSITDASQLCAAKRTDCVLVVDDDEHLAGIFTAKDLAYRIVAENLDPRATSVSEIMTTSPMVTRDTTNATDALNTMVTRGFRHLPVCNEDGDVIGLLDIAKVFYEALEKLERAHGTSQKLYNALEGVQNEWGGSAMGPQQAMMQYVESLREHMSMPDLNSILDSRTLPCTVGVRTSVRDAAKVMKQYHTTAVCVMENGPSGNAASGQGIAKGKIAGIFTSKDIVLRVIAAGLDPKTCSVIRVMTPHPETSSPSLNIQEALRKMHGTLQTQLTTDGHFLNLPVVDVDARLVGVVDVLKLTYATLEQVNSMGDEQGSGAGGPMWNRFWNSFGQSGSVDESSAVSGSQQPYSPHTADLTSDVHPNDSASAVGASTHDGASNAGVPEMDDGTYLFKFVTPSGRVHRFQARYDNFETIHEIVMIKLANDPFFLDTSAGGFAASSSTMRTDFDQDHGLPAPIFTPPMPSGPSVNPPSLDDFHLAYKDDEDDLVLITTDGDVLDSVAVAKHQGKDRVLLILQGGRTWDEAASRDGSYSGFASSSSVSAANLRKRKAEAGGNAEAQGRRGKSDHIFGFFPKDLALPAAIGFLGIAVLGAVTLTRANAR; from the coding sequence ATGAGCGCATCTCCGTACCGTGCATCCCCTCAGCAGGATACTCGGAAGCGTCAGACGCGCCGTGATGAGGCAATTCGCAAGCGTATCGAAGGCGAGCTCAGCCGCAAAGCGGGAAAGCCATCGACCCCCACACAGAacaagcggcgcggagGGAATGCTGCGAGCGGCACTGtatcggcgctgcgcccacTCCCCGCGCTGACTGTTCCCCAATCCATGAGCATTACTGATGCAAGTCAGCTGTGTGCGGCCAAGCGCACAGACTGTGTGTTGGTCGTAGACGATGACGAGCATTTGGCCGGTATTTTTACGGCGAAGGACCTCGCCTATCGTATCGTCGCTGAGAATCTCGATCCCAGGGCCACGTCCGTGAGTGAGATTATGACAACCTCGCCCATGGTAACGCGCGATACGACGAATGCCACCGACGCACTGAACACAATGGTCACGCGTGGATTCCGTCATTTGCCCGTTTGCAACGAAGACGGCGACGTGATAGGACTGTTGGACATCGCAAAAGTGTTTtacgaggcgctcgagaagctcgagcgtgcgcatggGACGTCACAGAAGCTTTACAATGCATTGGAGGGCGTGCAGAACGAATGGGGCGGTTCTGCCATGGGCCCGCAGCAGGCCATGATGCAGTATGTCGAATCCCTGCGCGAGCACATGAGCATGCCGGACCTAAACTCAATTCTCGactcgcgcaccttgcctTGCACGGttggcgtgcgcaccagtgtgcgcgacgctgccaaGGTCATGAAGCAGTATCATACCACCGCCGTTTGCGTCATGGAGAATGGCCCCTCTGGAAACGCAGCGAGCGGGCAGGGCATTGCAAAAGGAAAGATTGCAGGCATCTTTACAAGCAAGGATattgtgctgcgcgtcaTTGCTGCGGGTCTGGACCCCAAGACATGCAGTGTGATTCGCGTCATGACGCCTCATCCCGAAACTTCGTCGCCTTCGCTGAATATCCAGGAAGCGCTCCGAAAGATGCACGGTACGTTGCAAACACAGCTCACCACAGATGGCCACTTTCTCAACCTGCCTGtcgtcgacgtcgacgCACGCCTGGTCGGTGTCGTGGACGTGCTTAAACTCACGTACGCaacgctcgagcaggtcAACAGCATGGGCGACGAACAAGGCAGCGGTGCCGGCGGGCCCATGTGGAATCGATTTTGGAACAGCTTTGGGCAGAGCGGCTCTGTAGACGAGTCGAGCGCGGTGAGTGGCAGCCAGCAACCCTACTCGCCGCACACGGCAGACTTGACCTCGGACGTGCACCCGAATGATAGTGCGAGTGCCGTCGGTGCAAGCACACATGACGGCGCATCGAATGCCGGCGTCCCTGAGATGGACGACGGCACGTACCTGTTCAAGTTTGTCACGCCCAGTGGCCGCGTGCATCGATTCCAAGCGCGCTACGACAACTTTGAGACGATCCACGAGATTGTCATGATTAAGCTCGCCAACGACCCGTTCTTCTTGGATACATCTGCAGGTGGGTTTGCTGCGTCTAGCTCCACAATGCGAACAGATTTTGACCAAGATCACGGTTTGCCTGCCCCTATTTTTACCCCTCCTATGCCATCAGGTCCCAGTGTAAATCCACCGAGTTTAGATGATTTCCACCTTGCTTAcaaggacgacgaggacgacCTTGTGCTGATTACTACTGACGGCGACGTACTGGATTCCGTGGCCGTGGCCAAGCACCAGGGCAAGGACCGCGTCTTGCTTATTCTTCAGGGCGGCAGGACGTGGGACGaggcggcgtcgcgcgacggctCCTACTCTGGCTTTGCATCCTCCTCTTCCGTCTCTGCTGCGAACCTGCGGAAGCGCAAGGCAGAAGCAGGCGGCAATGCGGAAGCGCAAgggcgccgcggaaaaAGCGACCATATTTTTGGGTTTTTTCCCAAAGACTTGGCGCTGCCCGCCGCCATTGGCTTTCTCGGCATTGCCGTGCTGGGTGCAGTGACACTGACCAGGGCCAACGCGCGCTAA
- the GPI14 gene encoding GPI mannosyltransferase 1 (EggNog:ENOG503NU0H; SECRETED:SignalP(1-32); BUSCO:EOG09261XAF; TransMembrane:10 (i7-27o163-185i232-249o281-311i332-358o405-429i436-453o459-475i480-499o511-531i); CAZy:GT50; COG:G), with product MNVRGWRWTYVALGLALRLQLLVWGMWQDKHATLPYTDVDFHVYNDGANALWNACRLADTVYSPFFDTESDLFDAPQIAEKVRCARGFLPAVARFVLRSDPQRTGENSFPEASALARISAFNFALSRPLFQLLASIGDPYTRATYRYTPWLAVLLGPVQRFPALASVFGKLLFALADIVCALLMWDLLDQRALRYGHVAKSLRTTWTTHLPGLVWLLNPFPAQISTRGNSDSVLGVLVLGFLALLLRATPEMEFAPEEIEEAKQTVSKRDPSDLRVADETAWYGAAFMLALAVHFKLYPVIYGASVLAHLATYRRHAIRLLCGINAPAALDVYILGAEFAILSGAMYALLVFISWLLWGAPFVHNALLYHILRQDHRHNFSVYFLSTYLTLGNSDHAEMHPLVGLLVQLTASPLASFVPQLLTVAYAGFALGGKDLVFGCAIQTLIFVAWNKVFTSQYFLWYLWFLPVLGVTMHFQRRALLGTALFWVGAQALWLFFAYRLEFLGQDTFVPLWLSGLLLLAAHLVVLQQCLHGWTAGRARQAIASEKSQ from the coding sequence ATGAACGTGCGGGGATGGCGGTGGACATATGTGGCATTGgggcttgcgctgcgcttgcagctACTCGTATGGGGCATGTGGCAGGATAAACACGCTACGCTACCGTACACAGACGTAGATTTCCACGTATACAACGACGGCGCTAACGCACTGTGGAATGCGTGCCGTCTGGCCGACACGGTCTATTCGCCATTTTTTGACACAGAGTCAGACTTGTTtgacgcgccgcagattGCAGAAAAAGTGCGGTGTGCGCGCGGATTCCTCCCAGCGGTAGCGCGGTTTGTGTTGCGCAGTGatccgcagcgcacgggcgAAAATTCGTTCCCGGAAGCgtcggcgctcgcgcgcatttccgcGTTCAACTTTGCACTCTCGCGCCCCTTGTTCCAGCTTCTCGCATCCATTGGCGATCCATATACGCGCGCGACCTACCGCTACACGCCGTGGCTCGCAGTGCTGCTGGGccctgtgcagcgcttcccCGCACTTGCGTCCGTCTTTGGAAAACTGCTTTTTGCCCTCGCTGACATTGTTTGTGCACTGCTCATGTGGGATTTGCTTGAccagcgcgcattgcggTATGGTCATGTAGCTaaatcgctgcgcacaaCCTGGACCACGCATCTCCCGGGCCTTGTATGGCTGCTCAACCCATTCCCAGCGCAAATCTCCACGCGCGGCAATTCTGACAGTGTGCTGGGCGTGCTGGTCCTGGGCTTCCTCGCACTGCTTCTGCGTGCGACGCCAGAGATGGAGTTTGCGCCAGAGGAGATTGAGGAGGCTAAGCAGACTGTGTCCAAGCGGGATCCGTCCGATTTACGCGTCGCCGACGAAACGGCTTggtacggcgcagcattcATGCTCGCACTTGCCGTGCATTTCAAATTGTACCCTGTTATTTACGGCGCCAGCGTGCTTGCACATCTCGCAACCTACCGGCGCCACGCAATCCGGCTGCTGTGTGGCATCAACGCACCCGCTGCCCTGGACGTGTACATTTTGGGCGCCGAATTTGCCATTCTTTCTGGTGCAATgtatgcgctgctcgtcttTATTTCATGGCTCCTATGGGGCGCGCCGTTCGTTCACAATGCACTGCTTTACCACATTTTGCGGCAGGACCACCGACACAATTTCAGCGTCTATTTTCTGTCGACCTACCTGACGCTCGGCAACTCGGACCATGCAGAAATGCATCCGCTCGTCGGActccttgtgcagctcaCCGCGTCGCCGCTAGCTAGCTTTGTCCCGCAACTGCTCACCGTCGCCTATGCAGGATTCGCATTGGGCGGCAAGGACCTCGTTTTTGGCTGTGCCATCCAGACGCTCATTTTTGTCGCGTGGAACAAGGTGTTTACTAGCCAATACTTTCTATGGTACCTTTGGTTTCTCCCGGTGCTGGGCGTCACAAtgcatttccagcgccgtgcgctgctcggcacggcgctgtTTTGGGTAGGTGCACAGGCCCTATGGCTCTTTTTTGCGTACCGGCTCGAGTTCCTCGGGCAGGACACATTCGTTCCGCTCTGGCTCAGTGGACTGTTGCTCCTTGCCGCACACCTCGTCGTCCTTCAGCAATGCCTCCATGGCTGGACTGCAGGACGGGCACGGCAAGCAATCGCATCGGAAAAATCACAATAA
- the MNR2 gene encoding CorA metal ion transporter (COG:P; TransMembrane:2 (i748-767o779-804i); EggNog:ENOG503NTYW): protein MSSSPQDRYLGAQSGVSRKTSQSLLDTDSTDYEGQHSDKDAQREQDLDAARLMSHARGSNSSSDAFYARQPGWFDGKSASGDIPGQSTRERPAPPISGSMAVAMKQFYQQKANGSNTSLDSQSNFIDHRNQSHSLSVNPNSPLAMRARETTPSAREIGGEMHPSLLSPLHPGIGTHEHTSVSPRQVPSHGELHTAESPDMHNSPHTSTPSHPDELEDDVCFPLPNPVDDVAVDIAVEPKFDLPEAQRPGYPYTFDLQALDTFADEERKKLGLDASVPDQTNSAHDARYGSAPFVGSMDQGENSLYSRRHRFSTSGNADGGNRYQRKLAMFEGGQSFGNTLARSPFATEPNTDGDGPEDGRPLLKGTSPKSYTGYASSTKRQETSMRSRAQTFPVPDASNTRGLQALKHAMADKPYRFTFYSNALSNTIHARYLCELPAPGQTYEELLRGVDTDADAKPQQKTHQGPVSSKQQVPPPPVPLPPGSLAPSSLEPSMASEPNTWWLDVLCPTDQEMKVLSRTFGIHPLTTEDILMEETREKIELFRNYYLVCFRSFDQDPYSPTYLEPLNMYIIVFREGTLSFHFRHTPHPHNVRRRIKQLKDYINVTSDWISYALIDDITDAFGPLIQSIEFEVDSIDELVLILKEAEQSDMLRRIGTCRKKVMGLLRLMGNKADVVKGLAKRCNEYWAIAPKSDIGLYLSDIQDHLITMTQNLNHYEMILSRSHSNYLAQISIEMTDANNQINDVLSKLTALGTVIVPMNVITGLWGMNVEVPGQQVENLHWFGGIVAVMVVIAVSGYITTVRYLDRR, encoded by the coding sequence ATGTCATCATCACCCCAGGATCGCTATCTTGGCGCACAGAGTGGTGTAAGTCGCAAAACCTCACAGAGTTTGCTGGACACAGATAGTACCGATTATGAGGGCCAGCACTCTGATAAAGAcgcccagcgcgagcaagaTCTCGATGCGGCTAGGTTGATGAGCCATGCAAGAGGCTCGAATTCCAGCAGCGATGCATTTTACGCTCGACAGCCGGGATGGTTCGACGGCAAAAGTGCTAGTGGAGATATCCCGGGCCAGTCCACCCGGGAGCGCCCTGCGCCACCCATTTCCGGCTCGATGGCTGTCGCGATGAAGCAATTTTACCAGCAGAAAGCAAACGGTTCGAACACGAGTCTAGACAGCCAGAGCAACTTTATCGACCACCGCAATCAATCGCACTCGCTATCAGTAAATCCAAACTCGCCactggcgatgcgcgcgcgcgaaacaACGCCTTCGGCTCGTGAAATAGGCGGCGAGATGCATCCTTCGTTGCTTTCTCCGCTGCACCCAGGCATCGGCACCCACGAGCACACATCCGTTTCGCCGAGGCAAGTGCCGAGCCATGGCGAGCTGCATACTGCCGAGTCGCCTGACATGCATAATTCTCCGCACACGTCCACGCCGAGCCATCCCGACGAGCTGGAAGACGATGTCTGTTTTCCCCTTCCAAACCCGGTTGACGACGTCGCGGTCGATATTGCCGTTGAGCCGAAGTTTGATCTGCcggaagcgcagcgcccagGCTATCCATACACCTTTGACTTGCAAGCGCTCGACACATTTGCTGACGAAGAACGCAAAAAGCTGGGGCTGGATGCCAGCGTGCCAGATCAGACAAACAGCGCCCACGACGCTCGCTATGGCAGCGCACCGTTTGTAGGCTCGATGGACCAAGGCGAGAACAGCTTGTACTCCCGTCGTCATCGCTTCTCCACTTCGGGCAATGCCGACGGCGGAAACAGGTatcagcgcaagctggccATGTTTGAAGGCGGCCAATCGTTTGGCAATACACTCGCCCGCTCGCCGTTTGCCACCGAGCCGAATACGGACGGGGACGGGCCCGAGGATGGGCGCCCGCTTCTTAAAGGCACTTCGCCCAAGTCCTACACCGGATACGCTTCGAGCACAAAGCGCCAGGAGACCTCTATGCGCTCCCGAGCCCAGACGTTCCCCGTTCCCGATGCCAGCAACACACGCGGCCTCCAAGCACTGAAGCATGCAATGGCAGATAAGCCATACCGCTTTACGTTTTATTCGAATGCGCTTTCGAATACCATTCACGCGCGATACCTCTGCGAGCTTCCTGCGCCGGGGCAGACGTACGAGGAGCTGCTCCGCGGCGTCGAcaccgacgccgacgccaaGCCCCAGCAGAAAACACACCAAGGCCCTGTGTCTTCTAAGCAGCaagtgccgccgccgcccgtgcCTCTTCCACCCGGCTCCCTGGCGCCCTCTTCTTTAGAACCAAGCATGGCATCAGAACCCAACACATGGTGGCTCGACGTGCTTTGCCCTACGGACCAGGAGATGAAAGTGTTGAGCCGCACGTTTGGCATTCATCCCTTAACGACCGAGGATATTTTGATGGAAGAGACGCGCGAGAAGATCGAGTTGTTCCGCAACTATTATCTTGTCTGTTTCCGCTCCTTTGACCAGGACCCATACAGCCCGACCTACTTGGAGCCGTTGAACATGTATATTATTGTCTTCCGCGAAGGCACGCTTTCTTTCCATTTCCGCCACACGCCGCACCCCCACAATGTTCGCCGCCGTATCAAGCAGCTGAAAGACTATATTAACGTCACTTCCGACTGGATTTCCTACGCACTTATTGATGACATTACGGATGCGTTTGGTCCCTTGATTCAAAGCATTGAGTTTGAGGTAGACTCgatcgacgagcttgtgctTATCCTCAAGGAAGCCGAACAAAGCGATATGCTTCGGCGTATTGGCACCTGCCGTAAGAAGGTCATGGGCCTTTTGCGTCTCATGGGCAATAAAGCCGACGTTGTCAAAGGTCTGGCAAAGCGATGCAACGAGTACTGGGCGATTGCGCCCAAGTCGGACATTGGGCTCTACTTGTCCGACATTCAGGACCACTTGATCACCATGACCCAGAACCTGAACCATTATGAAATGATTCTTTCGCGCTCGCACAGCAATTACTTGGCACAGATTAGTATCGAGATGACCGACGCAAACAACCAGATTAACGACGTGCTGAGCAAGCTTACCGCGCTCGGTACCGTCATTGTTCCCATGAATGTAATCACCGGTCTGTGGGGTATGAATGTTGAAGTGCCCGGACAGCAAGTGGAGAACTTGCACTGGTTCGGTGGCATTGTCGCCGTGATGGTTGTGATTGCGGTATCAGGCTACATTACCACTGTGCGCTATTTGGACCGTCGTTAG
- a CDS encoding medium-chain acyl-CoA dehydrogenase (EggNog:ENOG503NV9H; COG:I) — MSYLAQRTLSSTSVKVAGALSTNATRLFSTTVPARDISFDLSDEQRTYQELARKFTREYITPAARHYDETMEYPWPVLKKAHEVGLLNTHVPEAFGGPGLSLRECALISEELAYGCTGIQTAMEANGLAEAPLIVAGSERQNAKYLSRMIDEPLVASYAVTEPGAGSDVANIQTKAVKKGDKWILNGTKMWITNAGYANWYFVLAKTDPNERPHKALSGFIVDGDSAGLIRGKKEINMGQRCSDTRMVTFEDVEVPQENMLGSPGDGFKIAMGAFDITRPLVSAGAVGLAQRALYEATIYAKERKTMGKPIIAHQAVAFMLADMQMAVESSRNLVWKSAWAKDAGERNSFWASMAKCMAGRAAVSNANDAVQIYGGLGFNSESAVEKLYRDAKIFELYEGTSQIQRLVISRQLADLYDA, encoded by the exons ATGTCTTATCTTGCCCAACGTACCCTTTCGTCTACCTCCGTTAAAGTCGCTGGTGCTTTGAGCACGAACGCTACGCGTCTGTTTTCTACCACTGTGCCTGCACGCGACATTTCTTTCGATCTCAGCGATGAGCAACGCACTTACCAGG AACTCGCACGCAAGTTTACGCGTGAATACATCACACCGGCTGCCAGGCATTACGATGAAACTATGGAGTACCCATGGCCTGTCCTCAAGAAGGCGCACGAGGTCGGTCTTTTGAACACGCACGTTCCCGAAGCGTTTGGCGGTCCCGGTCTCAGCTTGAGGGAGTGCGCGCTCATTTCCGAGGAGCTTGCGTATGGCTGCACTGGTATTCAGACGGCTATGGAGGCAAATGgtcttgccgaggcgccTTTGATCGTCGCTGGCAGCGAAAGGCAGAACGCCAAGTACCTCTCGCGTATGATTGACGAACCGCTTGTCGCATCGTACGCGGTCACTGAGCCCGGTGCAGGCTCGGATGTTGCGAATATCCAGACCAAGGCAGTCAAGAAGGGAGACAAGTGGATTTTGAACGGTACCAAGATGTGGATCACCAACGCTGGCTACGCAAATTGGTACTTTGTGCTCGCCAAGACAGACCCCAACGAGCGTCCCCACAAGGCACTCTCTGGCTTCATTGTTGACGGCGATAGTGCCGGTCTGATCCGCGGCAAGAAGGAGATTAACATGGGTCAGCGTTGCTCTGACACGCGTATGGTTACCTTTGAGGATGTCGAGGTTCCTCAGGAGAACATGCTCGGCTCTCCCGGCGATGGTTTCAAGATTGCTATGGGTGCGTTTGACATCACTCGCCCGCTTGTCTCCGCTGGTGCCGTGGGTCTTGCCCAGCGTGCACTTTACGAGGCGACCATCTATGCAaaggagcgcaagacgaTGGGCAAGCCGATTATTGCACACCAGGCCGTCGCCTTTATGCTCGCCGACATGCAGATGGCCGTGGAATCCTCCCGTAATTTGGTGTGGAAGTCCGCGTGGGCCAAAGACGCTGGCGAGCGCAATAGCTTCTGGGCAAGCATGGCTAAGTGCATGGCTGGCCGTGCCGCTGTCTCGAACGCAAACGACGCTGTGCAAATCTACGGTGGCCTTGGTTTCAACTCGGAGAGCGCTGTGGAGAAGCTGTACCGTGACGCAAAGATCTTTGAGCTGTACGAGGGCACCTCGCAAATCCAACGCTTGGTCATCTCGCGCCAGCTCGCTGACTTGTACGATGCGTAA
- a CDS encoding uncharacterized protein (TransMembrane:2 (i100-120o126-148i)) produces MRINTPGIQGILGGQAGANIGRLPNGRDEGVEVDWGMYNHCLHVSTKSESLVCSDRKFGQRFNPADGLKLVAGITSVPASDLVDKVPIINQWDKLSKGGMYCLFLGTIFTGLAFLIACFFARPFTIIAAVLTFLGFALLLSGASIWTFMIRKLIKDEMPPFEYKYGNSLWFMCIASVASRRKYEEEY; encoded by the exons ATGCGGATCAACACTCCCGGAATCCAGGGTATCCTGGGTGGTCAGGCAGGTGCTAACATTGGTCGCTTGCCCAACGGACGCGACGAAGGCGTCGAGGTTGATTGGGGAATGTACAACCACTGTCTTCACGTGTCTACCAAGTCCGAGTCGCTAGTTTGCTCGGACCGCAAATTTGGGCAGCGGTTCAACCCTGCCGATGGTCTTAAGCTTGTGGCGGGTATCACTTCGGTGCCTGCTAGTGACTTGGTTGACAAGGTGCCCATCATTAATCAGTGGGATAAACTCAGCAAAGGTGGCATGTACTGTCTCTTTTTGGGCACCATCTTCACTGGCCTTGCATTCCTCATCGCCTGCTTCTTTGCACGACCATTCACTATTATTGCGGCTGTGCTCACTTTCTTAGGGTTTGCGTTGCTCCTTTCTGGTGCCTCTATTTGGACCTTTATGATCCGCAAACTCATCAAGGACGAAATGCCACCCTTTGAGTACAAATATGGCAACTCGCTTTGGTTTATGTGTAT TgccagcgtcgcgtcgcgtcgcAAATACGAGGAAGAGTACTAA
- a CDS encoding uncharacterized protein (SECRETED:SignalP(1-24); TransMembrane:3 (o6-26i119-138o144-170i)): MARGIGIAIAQFLLFSAFVLTLLANMGQITSNIVARNISFGKLEIKRVDTFVYGVSHGAAAPGSLDSYRYLGEKLTLEQIAWGLYSSKLPSNYGNAVDTFFDDRLWSASDKSHRNESIAAMYLIFLGTIFTFVALVLGCFVVQFFTALCAACSFLAFALILCGASLWTYFMHKFVQLDMEGAEAKYGNALWFLCTGIRFLV, translated from the exons atggcgcgcggtATCGGAATTGCGATAGCGCAGTTCCTCTTGTTCAGCGCATTTGTGCTGACACTCCTTGCCAATATGGGACAGATTACTTCCAACATTGTGGCGCGAAACATTAGTTTTGGCAAGCTGGAGATAAAGCGGGTAGACACCTTTGTGTATGGTGTGAGCCATGGAGCAGCTGCCCCGGGGAGTCTGGATAGTTATCGATATTTAGGCGAG AAGCTAACACTGGAACAGATTGCATGGGGTCTGTACT CATCCAAGCTTCCTTCTAACTATGGCAACGCCGTGGATACGTTTTTTGATGACCGACTTTGGAGTGCGTCCGATAAGAGTCATCGCAACGAGAGCATCGCTGCAATGTACCTCATCTTCCTCGGTACGATTTTCACATTTGTCGCATTGGTGCTTGGGTGCTTTGTAGTGCAGTTCTTTACCGCGCTCTGTGCCGCGTGCTCTTTCCTCGCATTTGCATTGATCCTGTGTGGCGCATCGCTTTGGACATATTTCATGCACAAGTTTGTGCAGTTGGACATGGAGGGTGCGGAAGCCAAGTACGGCAATGCGCTCTGGTTTCTTTGTAC GGGCATCCGTTTTCT AGTGTAA